From the genome of Carassius auratus strain Wakin chromosome 26, ASM336829v1, whole genome shotgun sequence, one region includes:
- the itga6b gene encoding integrin alpha-6b isoform X1, translating to MGSHRTLTLALLSLLGWTLISAFNLDTDNVIRKTGDANSLFGFSLAMHRQLRPAEKRMLLVGAPKARALSKQKSTITGGMYNCDINSPSQSCQRVMFDNEENLDTENKQNQWMGVTVQSQGPGGKILVCAHRYQRRMFVGLKQELRDITGRCYVLSEDLTISDASLEDGGEWMFCNGRNRGHERFGSCQQGLSATFTKDYHYLVFGAPGAYNWKGLVRMEQKNSSLWDQNIFDDGPYEVGDEGRLDADLVPVPANSYLGFSLDSGKMLTKRGQLTIVAGAPRANHSGAVVLLKKDDVKSSMLTAEYTLEGPGLASSFGYDLAVLDINGDGWQDIVVGAPQYFIKDGDIGGAIYVYLNKEGAWDKITPKRIDGAAYSMFGLAVENMGDVNLDGYHDVAVGAPYDSNGAGNVYIFHGSLKGLERAQVLGGKDHNVKLFGYSLAGNMDLDRNNYPDLAVGSLSDSVFVYRARSVISIEKTVTTTPKELDLTKKNCGDAVCLDVKACFKFSVKPITYNPTLRVKYTMKVESERKKLNLPSRVIFNPRSANEYESTGEVELKGQGTESCVTRGLRLQETLRDKMRGIPIEVSVEILNPSTRRKRQSALPNLLPILDANQDATSFTKVEFIKEGCGTDHICTSDLRLQYKFCSKEPNRNIFHPLPEEKGVPVLSLSDQKYIALEIKVQNKGEDAYEVQLSSSFPKSLSYSTIYTESVDKPVNCLANANGSQAECDIGNPFKKDAETTFYIILNTGGISLDTSEIEIDLKLLTTSNQTQLPLFKAKALVKIQLLLSLSGIAKPSQVYFTGEVKGESAMKLTTDVGSPIDYEFRVTNLGKPLKSFGTASMIIQWPKHNSQGKWLLYLMKMTPTGLESFSCTNQNEVNKLGLKEHSVPRTKREIEETPAKEGKTSFFIDKRKSTVLSCEDGAQCVTFICSLTGMDSNAVISLRAYLWNSTFLEEYEKFNYIDIIVKASLDFKSSAKNIDLKNEPAQVRVTVFPERKVAQYGGMPWWVILVAILLGLLLLGILVFLLWKCGFFKRSKYDERVPSYNAVRIKREERGQEPGKEEMDPPEKKQWMTSWNENESYS from the exons GTTGCTTGTTGGTGCACCAAAAGCTAGAGCATTGTCCAAGCAAAAGTCTACAATTACGGGAGGCATGTACAACTGTGACATCAATTCTCCCAGTCAGTCATGCCAACGAGTGATGTTTGACAATGAAG AAAACCTGGACACTGAAAATAAGCAAAACCAGTGGATGGGAGTTACTGTACAGAGCCAGGGGCCTGGAGGAAAGATAttg GTCTGTGCTCATCGCTACCAGCGACGCATGTTTGTGGGTTTAAAGCAGGAGCTGCGTGACATTACGGGTCGTTGCTACGTACTAAGTGAGGACCTAACGATTAGTGATGCCTCATTAGAAGATGGAGGGGAATGGATGTTCTGTAACGGGAGAAACAGAGGACACGAGCGCTTTGGATCATGCCAGCAGGGGCTCTCCGCCACATTCACAAAGGACTATCACTATCTGGTGTTTGGAGCACCGGGTGCTTACAACTGGAAAG GATTGGTGCGGATGGAGCAGAAGAACAGCTCTCTGTGGGATCAAAATATCTTTGATGACGGCCCGTATGAAGTCGGAGATGAGGGGCGACTTGATGCAGACCTGGTGCCTGTCCCTGCTAACAGTTATTTAG GTTTCTCTCTGGACTCTGGGAAAATGCTGACCAAGAGAGGTCAGTTGACGATAGTTGCTGGGGCTCCAAGAGCCAATCACAGTGGGGCGGTCGTGCTGTTAAAGAAAGACGATGTTAAATCATCCATGTTGACGGCTGAATACACCCTGGAGGGTCCCGGACTTGCCTCTTCCTTTGGTTATGATCTTGCAGTGCTTGACATTAATGGAGATGG GTGGCAGGACATTGTAGTCGGAGCACCTCAGTACTTCATTAAGGACGGTGATATCGGTGGGGCCATCTATGTTTATCTTAACAAGGAAGGGGCTTGGGACAAGATCACCCCCAAGAGAATTGATGGAGCTGCTTATTCCATGTTTGGTTTGGCTGTGGAAAACATGGGAGATGTGAATCTGGATGGTTATCATG ACGTTGCAGTTGGTGCACCATATGACAGTAACGGAGCTGGAAACGTATACATCTTCCATGGTTCACTTAAAGGTCTTGAAAGAGCTCAG GTTCTTGGAGGAAAAGATCACAATGTGAAACTCTTCGGATACTCTCTTGCTGGGAACATGGATTTAGACAGAAATAATTACCCTGATCTGGCTGTCGGCTCTCTCTCTGATTCAGTGTTTGTGTACAG GGCACGGTCAGTTATCAGCATTGAAAAGACTGTCACCACCACTCCGAAAGAGCTAGACCTCACTAAGAAAAACTGTGGAGACGCTGTATG ccTTGATGTTAAAGCCTGCTTCAAATTTTCAGTCAAACCCATAACCTACAATCCTACTCTGA GGGTGAAATACACTATGAAGGTTGAATCTGAACGGAAGAAACTTAACCTTCCTTCTAGAGTCATCTTCAACCCGCGCTCAGCCAATGAGTATGAAAGCACAGGAGAAGTAGAGCTCAAGGGGCAGGGCACAGAGAGCTGCGTTACCAGAGGCCTCAGACTGCAG GAAACCCTAAGAGACAAAATGAGAGGTATCCCGATTGAAGTCTCTGTGGAGATCCTGAACCCATCCACACGCAGGAAGAGACAGAGCGCTCTCCCGAACCTGCTGCCCATCCTGGACGCTAACCAGGACGCCACCAGTTTTACCAAG GTTGAATTTATCAAGGAAGGATGTGGCACTGATCATATCTGTACGAGTGACCTGCGACTGCAGTATAAATTCTGCTCCAAGGAACCAAACAGAAACATCTTTCATCCATTACCTGa GGAAAAAGGAGTCCCCGTCCTGTCTCTTAGTGATCAGAAGTACATTGCGTTGGAGATCAAGGTGCAGAACAAGGGTGAAGATGCTTATGAAGTGCAGCTGTCTTCCTCGTTCCCCAAATCCCTCTCGTATTCTACCATTTACACTGAATCTGTG GATAAACCAGTCAACTGTTTAGCCAATGCGAATGGGTCACAAGCCGAGTGTGATATTGGAAATCCATTCAAAAAAGATGCTGAG ACAACTTTCTACATCATTCTGAACACTGGAGGAATTTCTTTGGATACAAGTGAAATTGAAATTGACCTTAAACTCCTAAC GACAAGTAATCAGACGCAGTTACCGTTGTTCAAAGCCAAAGCCCTTGTTAAGATTCAGCTCCTGTTGTCCCTCTCAGG CATTGCTAAGCCATCTCAGGTCTACTTTACTGGAGAAGTTAAAGGAGAGAGCGCAATGAAGTTGACAACTGATGTCGGCAGTCCAATAGACTATGAATTCAGG GTTACAAATTTGGGCAAACCCCTTAAATCCTTCGGGACGGCCTCTATGATTATCCAATGGCCTAAGCATAACTCTCAGGGCAAGTGGCTGCTGTACCTCATGAAGATGACCCCAACCGGTTTAGAAAGCTTCAGCTGCACCAATCAAAATGAGGTCAACAAACTCGGTTTGAAG GAGCATTCAGTGCCACGAACTAAACGTGAAATTGAGGAAACTCCTGCAAAAGAGGGAAAAACCTCTTTTTTTATTGACAAGAGGAAAAGCACAGTTTTG TCGTGTGAGGATGGGGCGCAGTGCGTCACATTCATATGTTCTCTAACGGGAATGGACAGCAATGCGGTCATCAGCCTGAGAGCCTACCTTTGGAACTCTACCTTCCTGGAG GAATATGAAAAATTTAACTACATTGATATTATTGTCAAGGCGTCACTGGATTTCAAGAGCTCAGCTAAAAATATAGATCTGAAAAATGAACCAGCACAG GTACGCGTTACCGTGTTTCCGGAGCGCAAAGTTGCGCAGTACGGCGGGATGCCCTGGTGGGTCATTCTGGTGGCCATTTTACTCGGACTTCTTTTGCTGGGCATTTTGGTCTTCTTGCTTTGGAAG tGTGGATTTTTCAAACGTTCCAAGTATGATGAGCGTGTCCCCAGTTATAATGCTGTGCGGATAAAAAGGGAAGAGAGGGGACAAGAGCCGGGGAAAGAGGAAATGGATCCTCCGGAGAAGAAACAATGGATGACTTCATGGAATGAAAATGAGAGCTACTCATAG
- the itga6b gene encoding integrin alpha-6b isoform X2, whose protein sequence is MGSHRTLTLALLSLLGWTLISAFNLDTDNVIRKTGDANSLFGFSLAMHRQLRPAEKRMLLVGAPKARALSKQKSTITGGMYNCDINSPSQSCQRVMFDNEENLDTENKQNQWMGVTVQSQGPGGKILVCAHRYQRRMFVGLKQELRDITGRCYVLSEDLTISDASLEDGGEWMFCNGRNRGHERFGSCQQGLSATFTKDYHYLVFGAPGAYNWKGLVRMEQKNSSLWDQNIFDDGPYEVGDEGRLDADLVPVPANSYLGFSLDSGKMLTKRGQLTIVAGAPRANHSGAVVLLKKDDVKSSMLTAEYTLEGPGLASSFGYDLAVLDINGDGWQDIVVGAPQYFIKDGDIGGAIYVYLNKEGAWDKITPKRIDGAAYSMFGLAVENMGDVNLDGYHDVAVGAPYDSNGAGNVYIFHGSLKGLERAQVLGGKDHNVKLFGYSLAGNMDLDRNNYPDLAVGSLSDSVFVYRARSVISIEKTVTTTPKELDLTKKNCGDAVCLDVKACFKFSVKPITYNPTLRVKYTMKVESERKKLNLPSRVIFNPRSANEYESTGEVELKGQGTESCVTRGLRLQETLRDKMRGIPIEVSVEILNPSTRRKRQSALPNLLPILDANQDATSFTKVEFIKEGCGTDHICTSDLRLQYKFCSKEPNRNIFHPLPEEKGVPVLSLSDQKYIALEIKVQNKGEDAYEVQLSSSFPKSLSYSTIYTESVDKPVNCLANANGSQAECDIGNPFKKDAETTFYIILNTGGISLDTSEIEIDLKLLTTSNQTQLPLFKAKALVKIQLLLSLSGIAKPSQVYFTGEVKGESAMKLTTDVGSPIDYEFRVTNLGKPLKSFGTASMIIQWPKHNSQGKWLLYLMKMTPTGLESFSCTNQNEVNKLGLKEHSVPRTKREIEETPAKEGKTSFFIDKRKSTVLSCEDGAQCVTFICSLTGMDSNAVISLRAYLWNSTFLEEYEKFNYIDIIVKASLDFKSSAKNIDLKNEPAQVRVTVFPERKVAQYGGMPWWVILVAILLGLLLLGILVFLLWKCGFFGKSDKEPEKERLTSDA, encoded by the exons GTTGCTTGTTGGTGCACCAAAAGCTAGAGCATTGTCCAAGCAAAAGTCTACAATTACGGGAGGCATGTACAACTGTGACATCAATTCTCCCAGTCAGTCATGCCAACGAGTGATGTTTGACAATGAAG AAAACCTGGACACTGAAAATAAGCAAAACCAGTGGATGGGAGTTACTGTACAGAGCCAGGGGCCTGGAGGAAAGATAttg GTCTGTGCTCATCGCTACCAGCGACGCATGTTTGTGGGTTTAAAGCAGGAGCTGCGTGACATTACGGGTCGTTGCTACGTACTAAGTGAGGACCTAACGATTAGTGATGCCTCATTAGAAGATGGAGGGGAATGGATGTTCTGTAACGGGAGAAACAGAGGACACGAGCGCTTTGGATCATGCCAGCAGGGGCTCTCCGCCACATTCACAAAGGACTATCACTATCTGGTGTTTGGAGCACCGGGTGCTTACAACTGGAAAG GATTGGTGCGGATGGAGCAGAAGAACAGCTCTCTGTGGGATCAAAATATCTTTGATGACGGCCCGTATGAAGTCGGAGATGAGGGGCGACTTGATGCAGACCTGGTGCCTGTCCCTGCTAACAGTTATTTAG GTTTCTCTCTGGACTCTGGGAAAATGCTGACCAAGAGAGGTCAGTTGACGATAGTTGCTGGGGCTCCAAGAGCCAATCACAGTGGGGCGGTCGTGCTGTTAAAGAAAGACGATGTTAAATCATCCATGTTGACGGCTGAATACACCCTGGAGGGTCCCGGACTTGCCTCTTCCTTTGGTTATGATCTTGCAGTGCTTGACATTAATGGAGATGG GTGGCAGGACATTGTAGTCGGAGCACCTCAGTACTTCATTAAGGACGGTGATATCGGTGGGGCCATCTATGTTTATCTTAACAAGGAAGGGGCTTGGGACAAGATCACCCCCAAGAGAATTGATGGAGCTGCTTATTCCATGTTTGGTTTGGCTGTGGAAAACATGGGAGATGTGAATCTGGATGGTTATCATG ACGTTGCAGTTGGTGCACCATATGACAGTAACGGAGCTGGAAACGTATACATCTTCCATGGTTCACTTAAAGGTCTTGAAAGAGCTCAG GTTCTTGGAGGAAAAGATCACAATGTGAAACTCTTCGGATACTCTCTTGCTGGGAACATGGATTTAGACAGAAATAATTACCCTGATCTGGCTGTCGGCTCTCTCTCTGATTCAGTGTTTGTGTACAG GGCACGGTCAGTTATCAGCATTGAAAAGACTGTCACCACCACTCCGAAAGAGCTAGACCTCACTAAGAAAAACTGTGGAGACGCTGTATG ccTTGATGTTAAAGCCTGCTTCAAATTTTCAGTCAAACCCATAACCTACAATCCTACTCTGA GGGTGAAATACACTATGAAGGTTGAATCTGAACGGAAGAAACTTAACCTTCCTTCTAGAGTCATCTTCAACCCGCGCTCAGCCAATGAGTATGAAAGCACAGGAGAAGTAGAGCTCAAGGGGCAGGGCACAGAGAGCTGCGTTACCAGAGGCCTCAGACTGCAG GAAACCCTAAGAGACAAAATGAGAGGTATCCCGATTGAAGTCTCTGTGGAGATCCTGAACCCATCCACACGCAGGAAGAGACAGAGCGCTCTCCCGAACCTGCTGCCCATCCTGGACGCTAACCAGGACGCCACCAGTTTTACCAAG GTTGAATTTATCAAGGAAGGATGTGGCACTGATCATATCTGTACGAGTGACCTGCGACTGCAGTATAAATTCTGCTCCAAGGAACCAAACAGAAACATCTTTCATCCATTACCTGa GGAAAAAGGAGTCCCCGTCCTGTCTCTTAGTGATCAGAAGTACATTGCGTTGGAGATCAAGGTGCAGAACAAGGGTGAAGATGCTTATGAAGTGCAGCTGTCTTCCTCGTTCCCCAAATCCCTCTCGTATTCTACCATTTACACTGAATCTGTG GATAAACCAGTCAACTGTTTAGCCAATGCGAATGGGTCACAAGCCGAGTGTGATATTGGAAATCCATTCAAAAAAGATGCTGAG ACAACTTTCTACATCATTCTGAACACTGGAGGAATTTCTTTGGATACAAGTGAAATTGAAATTGACCTTAAACTCCTAAC GACAAGTAATCAGACGCAGTTACCGTTGTTCAAAGCCAAAGCCCTTGTTAAGATTCAGCTCCTGTTGTCCCTCTCAGG CATTGCTAAGCCATCTCAGGTCTACTTTACTGGAGAAGTTAAAGGAGAGAGCGCAATGAAGTTGACAACTGATGTCGGCAGTCCAATAGACTATGAATTCAGG GTTACAAATTTGGGCAAACCCCTTAAATCCTTCGGGACGGCCTCTATGATTATCCAATGGCCTAAGCATAACTCTCAGGGCAAGTGGCTGCTGTACCTCATGAAGATGACCCCAACCGGTTTAGAAAGCTTCAGCTGCACCAATCAAAATGAGGTCAACAAACTCGGTTTGAAG GAGCATTCAGTGCCACGAACTAAACGTGAAATTGAGGAAACTCCTGCAAAAGAGGGAAAAACCTCTTTTTTTATTGACAAGAGGAAAAGCACAGTTTTG TCGTGTGAGGATGGGGCGCAGTGCGTCACATTCATATGTTCTCTAACGGGAATGGACAGCAATGCGGTCATCAGCCTGAGAGCCTACCTTTGGAACTCTACCTTCCTGGAG GAATATGAAAAATTTAACTACATTGATATTATTGTCAAGGCGTCACTGGATTTCAAGAGCTCAGCTAAAAATATAGATCTGAAAAATGAACCAGCACAG GTACGCGTTACCGTGTTTCCGGAGCGCAAAGTTGCGCAGTACGGCGGGATGCCCTGGTGGGTCATTCTGGTGGCCATTTTACTCGGACTTCTTTTGCTGGGCATTTTGGTCTTCTTGCTTTGGAAG TGTGGTTTTTTCGGCAAAAGCGACAAAGAACCGGAAAAAGAGAGGCTGACTTCAGATGCgtaa